The Ruminococcus bovis genome includes a region encoding these proteins:
- a CDS encoding leucine-rich repeat protein, translating into MKKIKTITSLLLFITILVSISITSASAVTSYDNFELEYNSTSKSYTVVNYVGNDKNVKIPEMVYGRFVTKIGSYAFANNTNIETVEVPYLVSSFDEYSFSGCTSLKEINIPEFVSNINQFTFFNCKSLKNITMDCKIKTVSESVFRNCSSLESIVLPSTVEKIDVNAFANCTKLSSISIGDNVTSISSDAFNGCASTLKIVANIGSYAEKYAKDNNITFEESPQLIGDVNNDGEINVRDSVYIMRYTVLQSGYEIPENTPIFKRADVNGDGKVNVTDATLIQKYAMHMIDKF; encoded by the coding sequence ATGAAGAAAATAAAAACTATAACTTCACTACTTTTGTTTATTACAATTTTGGTTTCAATATCAATCACAAGTGCAAGTGCAGTAACTTCTTATGATAATTTTGAACTTGAATATAATTCAACATCAAAGAGTTATACTGTTGTAAACTATGTGGGTAATGATAAAAATGTAAAAATTCCGGAAATGGTTTACGGCAGATTTGTTACTAAAATAGGCAGTTATGCCTTTGCTAATAACACTAATATTGAAACAGTTGAAGTTCCTTATCTTGTTTCTAGTTTTGATGAATATTCTTTTAGTGGTTGTACTTCTTTGAAGGAAATTAATATTCCTGAATTTGTTAGCAATATTAATCAATTTACTTTCTTTAACTGCAAATCACTAAAGAATATAACAATGGATTGTAAAATTAAAACTGTCAGTGAGTCAGTTTTCCGTAATTGTTCTTCACTTGAAAGTATTGTTTTACCTTCAACTGTTGAAAAAATTGATGTAAATGCTTTTGCTAATTGCACAAAACTAAGTAGTATTTCAATAGGCGATAATGTTACATCTATTTCAAGTGATGCTTTTAATGGTTGTGCATCTACTTTAAAAATTGTCGCCAATATTGGTTCATATGCCGAGAAATATGCTAAGGACAACAACATTACTTTTGAAGAAAGTCCACAGCTAATCGGTGATGTTAATAATGATGGTGAAATTAATGTTCGTGATTCAGTTTATATTATGAGATATACTGTTTTACAGTCAGGTTATGAAATACCTGAAAATACACCAATCTTTAAGAGAGCTGATGTAAACGGTGACGGTAAAGTTAATGTTACCGATGCAACACTTATTCAGAAGTATGCAATGCATATGATTGATAAATTTTAA